A stretch of Podospora bellae-mahoneyi strain CBS 112042 chromosome 5, whole genome shotgun sequence DNA encodes these proteins:
- a CDS encoding hypothetical protein (EggNog:ENOG503PMNB) — protein sequence MQFLTTILAIVTMAGLTVAAPAPEASPEAAPQTPVDLEKRQSLGVFVTQDINWGGRSEHLIVVRGQCLTLGNGWPNVISSFGPDSGLTCTIWDNNGCTGASFGPITFPGIANLVTIGWNDRINSFRCN from the exons ATGCaattcctcaccaccattcTCGCCATCGTCACCATGGCCGGCCTTACCGTTGCCGCCCCTGCCCCTGAAGCCTCCCCCGAGGCcgctccccaaacccccgtTGACCT CGAAAAGCGCCAATCCCTCGGCGTCTTCGTCACCCAGGACATCAACTGGGGCGGCCGCTCCGAGcacctcatcgtcgtccgaGGGCAGTGCCTCACCCTCGGCAACGGCTGGCCCAACGTCATCTCTTCCTTTGGGCCTGACAGCGGGTTGACTTGCACCATTTGGGA CAACAACGGCTGCACCGGCGCGTCGTTCGGCCCGATCACCTTCCCTGGCATCGCAAACTTGGTGACTATTGGCTGGAATGATAGAATTAACTCTTTCCGGTGCAACTAA
- a CDS encoding hypothetical protein (EggNog:ENOG503NYEY; COG:S), whose protein sequence is MVFLSSLGVLALLTSTVLSHPQPSPAPVSTTTCQGKSYTYNELAGFGSIPSDARDKFGDTISIGSSAAITNWKKRSAGGKNKQTYYTGTLYGLPDRGWNTQGTQNTIPRVHTFDVTFTPAAAASESPPLPPNLLFKYKATILLTSPSGEPLTGLDPDSITTLPGFPPLPASTYPGDGFGGPGSGGKRIAIDAEGLVLNEDGTFWISDEYGPYIYLFSPSGKLLSAIAPPDALLPLRNGTLSFSSDNAPIFDNGKRPIPTNPSQGRSNNQGFEGLTASPDGKQLWVMLQSAGRLEGGGNSATRRYTRLLRYDVSKGKGKKVKYSGEWVVPLPTFTDGQGRTRVAAQSEIKYVSDEQLLVLPRDSGVGACTDSPTSLYRHVDVVDIGRATDVKGRRYDLFNASIASEDGVLKPEITPATLCPWIDFNINSRLNKFGLRNGPPALPMNSLLNEKWESLVLVPVDDGKKDEYFLIAISDNDFITQNGFINKGKIPYKDASGCSLDQQALVFKVTLLRKSRPLIG, encoded by the exons ATGGtcttcctcagcagcctAGGCGTCCTTGCCTTGTTGACGAGCACCGTGCTCTCACACCCTCAGccatctcctgctcccgTCTCCACGACAACGTGCCAGGGAAAATCCTATACCTACAACGAACTCGCCGGTTTCGGTTCCATCCCCTCTGACGCAAGAGACAAATTCGGCGACACAATCAGCATCGGCTCCTCagccgccatcaccaactggAAAAAGCGATCTGCCGGTggcaaaaacaaacaaacctaCTACACCGGCACGCTCTACGGCCTCCCCGACAGAGGCTGGAACACCCAAGGcacccaaaacaccatcccTCGCGTCCACACCTTTGATGTGACTTTCACCCCAGCCGCCGCGGCATCTGAATCcccgcccctcccaccaaacctcctctttaaatataaagccACCATCCTTCTTACCTCTCCCAGCGGTGAACCCCTCACTGGTCTCGACCCAGACAGtatcaccaccctccctggctttccccctctcccagcaTCGACCTATCCCGGTGATGGGTTTGGTGGCCCCGGTTCAGGAGGAAAACGCATCGCTATTGACGCCGAAGGCTTGGTGCTGAATGAGGATGGCACCTTCTGGATAAGCGACGAGTACGGCCCGTACATCTatctcttctcccccagcgGAAAACTCCTATCCGCCATCGCCCCACCTgatgctctcctccccctgagGAATGGCACCCTCAGTTTCAGCAGTGACAACGCCCCTATTTTCGACAACGGTAAACGACCCATTCCTACCAACCCCAGTCAGGGTAGGTCAAACAACCAGGGCTTTGAGGGGTTAACTGCCAGTCCAGATGGTAAACAACTCTGGGTCATGCTGCAGAGTGCGGGGAGGCtggaagggggtgggaatTCTGCTACGAGGAGGTATACCCGGTTATTGAGGTATGATGTTAGCAAGGGGAAAGGCAAGAAGGTGAAGTACTCCGGGGAGTGGGTTGTGCCTTTGCCTACGTTTACTGATGGGCaagggaggacgagggtggCGGCGCAGAGTGAGATCAAGTATGTCAGTGACGAGCAGCTGCTTGTGCTGCCGAGGGATAGCGGGGTTGGTGCCTGCACTGATAGCCCGACGAGTTTGTACAGGCATGTGGACGTGGTTGATATTGGGAGGGCGACGGatgtgaaggggaggaggtatgaTTTGTTTAATGCTTCGATTGCGAGTGAAG ATGGTGTGTTGAAGCCAGAGATAACACCCGCAACGCTTTGCCCGTGGATCGACTTTAACATTAATTCTCGGCTGAATAAGTTTGGGCTGAGGAACGGGCCTCCAGCGTTGCCGATGAACAGCCTTTTGAATGAGAAGTGGgagagcttggtgttggttcCGGTGGACGATGGTAAGAAGGACGAGTACTTCTTGATTGCTATCTCTGATAATGACTTTATTACGCAGAATG GATTTATTAACAAGGGCAAGATCCCATATAAAGACGCCAGTGGGTGCAGCCTGGACCAACAGGCCTTGGTGTTCAAGGTCACGCTGCTAAGGAAGAGTAGGCCTTTGATCGGATAG
- a CDS encoding hypothetical protein (EggNog:ENOG503P1Y8; COG:S), with the protein MSSSDDDAEVTITGHKIDPIRAAESNSNVFIAVVCVVWSLAFCTALVRFYTRAIVVRSFGKDDIFMVLAVLCGIGGLAAWIVGCHNGYGQHTDTIPRDRWKILLEAQFFQSVIEASFAFGFLKISIALSLLRLSRGKWYKWILWGLITFTVFYTLFAFITFMTRCQPVSGQWNPDIKPKCYGKVMYRNFGLFNTACNIFTDLSFATLPIPLIWSLQLQRRLRIYLIAILSGGYFLQLDIGIIAACAPTLRPLLGRFLRLSPIAYREANYYRAGKALDRLPLHSRHPGRDTSINGIRAAYLRQNTDLDLEERQFIELLTGEKRGKWGNHATALHMEYVRSPAVRSTKITSGGETETIVQGGVGVADKGQGSDDERDLILPAGLRGEEGGLRGIVKTTEFRVEK; encoded by the exons ATGTCATCGTCGGACGACGACGCAGAGGTCACCATCACAGGGCATAAGATCGACCCCATCCGCGCCGCAGAGAGTAACTCGAACGTATTCATCGCTGTCGTCTGCGTCGTTTGGAGTCTCGCGTTCTGCACGGCACTCGTCCGGTTCTACACAAGGGCGATCGTGGTGAGGTCGTTTGGGAAGGATGATATCTTCATGGTGTTGGCCGTG CTCTGCGGCATAGGAGGTCTCGCCGCCTGGATAGTAGGCTGCCACAATGGCTACGGCCAACACACCGACACCATCCCACGAGACAGGTGGAAGATCCTTCTCGAAGCTCAGTTCTTCCAATCCGTCATTGAAGCCTCCTTCGCTTTTGGCTTCCTCAAAATCTCAATCGCCCTCTCGCTGTTACGCCTCAGCAGGGGAAAGTGGTACAAATGGATACTCTGGGGCCTGATCACGTTCACCGTCTTCTACACATTGTTCGCCTTCATCACCTTCATGACGAGATGTCAACCGGTTTCAGGGCAGTGGAATCCGGACATCAAGCCAAAGTGTTATGGAAAGGTCATGTATAGGAATTTCGGACTGTTCAACACGGCATGCAACATCTTTACCGACCTGTCATTTGCCACGCTGCCGATTCCACTCATTTGGAGCCTGCAGCTGCAGAGGAGGCTTCGGATTTATTTGATTGCTATTCTGAGTGGCGGCTACTT TCTTCAACTAGACATAGGCATCATCGCCGCCTGCGCCCCCACCCTtcgccccctcctcggccgcttCCTCCGCCTCTCCCCCATCGCCTACCGCGAAGCAAACTACTACCGCGCCGGCAAGGCTCTCGACCGATTACCCCTCCACTCGCGCCACCCGGGACGAGACACGAGCATCAACGGCATTCGAGCCGCCTACCTCCGACAAAACACCGATCTTGACCTCGAAGAACGACAGTTTATTGAGCTCTTAACaggggagaagagagggaagTGGGGAAATCATGCCACAGCGTTGCACATGGAGTACGTCCGCTCACCCGCGGTCAGAAGCACCAAGATTACGAGTGGGGGGGAGACAGAGACGATTGTTcagggcggggttggggtggcgGATAAGGGACAGGGGAGTGATGACGAGAGGGATTTGATATTGCCTGCAGGTTTgagaggcgaggagggggggttgagggggattGTGAAGACGACTGAGTTTAGGGTTGAGAAGTGA
- a CDS encoding hypothetical protein (COG:E; EggNog:ENOG503NZVX), whose translation MMSHTKSPADSEAGEIPDGLPSTIADGSTPLDKADMYRMGKTPQLHRNFRFFSIFGFTMVLMQTWETELNVSVFGLVNGGTGGVIWVYLGAFLGLFFAILTMAEMASMAPTTGGQYHWVSEFAPRSSQRFLSFIVGWLSVLGWQVGNPAICFLLAQQIQGLVILNNPSYVPERWHLTLLVIAILTVCMVLNTLLYRALPLLETLALVLHTAGFLAVLIPLWTMGPKLQSAHDVFFTFADGGGWGNTGLSCLVGILSPIFSLLGPDSATHMAEELQDASKSLPRAMIATALLNGVSGFVMVVTYCMVLGDLESVLQTPTMIPFIQVFYNAVGSYGGVTAMTCIMIIMASCGVVNNIATSSRQLWAFARDRGVPFSGWFAKVHPRFGLPLNALGASYVFAVLLSLINIGSTVAFNILTSLGVGALLSSYAISCGCIAVKRIRHEPLLPRSFDLGRTGLVINVLSVLFLVFTFIMTFFPPVPEPTLEMMNWSILVYGTVVVFSVVYYIVRGRLRYAGPVEYVRKSA comes from the exons ATGATGTCCCACACCAAATCCCCCGCCGACAGCGAAGCCGGCGAAATTCCCGATggcctcccctccaccatcgccgacgGCAGCACCCCCCTCGACAAAGCCGACATGTACCGCATGGGCAaaaccccccaactccaccgCAACTtccgcttcttctccatcttcggCTTCACCATGGTCCTCATGCAAACCTGGGAAACAGAACTCAACGTCAGCGTCTTCGGCCTCGTCAACGGCGGCACCGGCGGCGTGATCTGGGTCTACCTGGGCGCCTTCCTCGGTCTCTtcttcgccatcctcaccatgGCAGAAATGGCCTCCATGGCGCCCACAACAGGAGGACAGTACCACTGGGTCAGCGAGTTCGCCCCGCGATCCTCGCAGCGTTTCCTCAGTTTCATTGTCGGTTGGTTAAGCGTGCTAGGCTGGCAGGTCGGCAACCCGGCGATTTGTTTCCTTCTGGCGCAGCAGATCCAGGGGTTGGTTATTCTCAACAACCCTTCGTATGTTCCTGAGCGGTGGCATCTCACGCTGCTGGTCATCGCCATTTTGACCGTCTGCATGGttctcaacaccctcctctacCGCGCCCTACCGCTGTTGGAAACTCTCGCTCTTGTGCTGCACACGGCCGGCTTTCTCGCAGTGCTGATTCCCCTGTGGACAATGGGTCCAAAACTGCAATCCGCTCACGacgtcttcttcacctttgccgacgggggaggatggggaaacACCGGGCTTTCCTGCCTGGTGGGGATTCTCTCCCCTATATTCAGTCTCCTTGGGCCGGACTCAGCTACGCAcatggcggaggagctgcagGATGCGAGTAAATCCCTCCCGCGGGCCATGATAGCCACAGCACTTCTTAACGGCGTGTCAGGGTTCGTCATGGTGGTTACCTATTGCATGGTTCTCGGGGATTTGGAGAGTGTGCTACAGACCCCAACAATGATTCCGTTCATCCAGGTGTTTTACAATGCCGTGGGGAGTTACGGCGGTGTGACGGCGATGACGTGTATCATGATAATCATGGCCTCGTGCGGGGTGGTGAATAACATTGCGACGAGCAGTCGGCAGCTGTGGGCGTTTGCGAGGGACAGGGGCGTGCCGTTCTCGGGGTGGTTTGCCAAGGTGCATCCGCGGTTCGGGCTGCCGCTGAATGCGCTGGGGGCGTCGTATGTGTttgctgtgttgttgtcgttgatcAATATAGGGAGCACCGTG GCGTTCAACATCCTCACCAGTCTTGGGGTGGGTGCGTTGCTTTCGTCGTATGCCATCTCGTGTGGCTGCATCGCGGTGAAGCGCATTCGACATgagccgctgctgccgcggAGCTTTGATCTAGGCCGAACAGGGCTGGTCATTAATGTGCTCAGTGTTTTATTTCTGGTGTTCACCTTCATCATG ACATTCTTCCCGCCGGTGCCAGAACCAACGCTAGAGATGATGAACTGGAGCATTCTTGTGTATGGGACCGTGGTTGTCTTCAGCGTGGTGTATTATATTGTTAGAGGGCGACTCCGATATGCTGGTCCCGTTGAGTATGTCCGAAAATCAGCTTGA
- a CDS encoding hypothetical protein (EggNog:ENOG503P9T8; COG:S) has translation MMVSSTATVPILLAAASGVLALVPTPVLQHNGRSEITPGPSCGEFPCGSELAAIPSCAIPCIESAGLGLGCATADYGCQCDNLDALQGAAVNCVIDGCGGFDNAIPVVYSAVAMCQCVGSNSPLPTPCPSTTTTSEEPVITEAPCGDFPCSAELEAIPSCAIPCIENSGEKFGCGRTEYGCQCLNLDAIQGDAVLCVIDACGGFDNAIPVVYSAVAMCQCVARNTPLPTACPTTSTAGTTSTAETSTEETSAVETSNMETSTVETSTVETTAVETSTAETSTVEASTVEPSSTPTSDCCPEESTTLDISTPPTPSITTPSIVTTTTAVSCHIPCAGQASAIPVCATACIESAGGAVGCERGDHNCQCASSNAIQATAVNCVLGACGGIPGAVKVVESVAAMCGCVSASRLSSCETTTKTITVGDGDDDGGFVTTTPGGSQPGSGFVSVTKTGGGGGGPVETSQPGDGGDGDGGDGDGDGDSDGGDGNDGGDGGDGPGDDDEPQGPTPTTSRPPVVTAGASSNTLFSGASGFTGLLMMLAAFV, from the exons ATGATGGTATCTTCTACCGCAACTGTGCCCATCctcttggcagcagcaagcggcGTCCTCGCTCTTGTTCCCACCCCCGTTCTTCAGCACAATGGCCGATCCGAAATCACACCCGGTCCGTCCTGCGGCGAGTTCCCCTGCGGCTCAGAACTAGCAGCCATCCCCAGCTGTGCCATCCCTTGTATCGAGTCAGCGGGCTTGGGTCTAGGCTGCGCGACGGCCGACTACGGATGCCAGTGTGACAATCTCGACGCCCTTCAAGGAGCTGCAGTCAACTGTGTCATCGACGGCTGTGGTGGTTTCGACAATGCTATCCCGGTGGTGTACTCTGCTGTGGCCATGTGCCAGTGTGTGGGCTCCAACAGCCCCCTGCCTACACCCTGCCCatcgaccaccaccacaagcgAGGAGCCAGTCATCACCGAGGCTCCCTGCGGTGACTTCCCTTGCTCCGCCGAGCTTGAAGCCATTCCCAGCTGTGCTATACCATGCATTGAGAACTCGGGCGAGAAGTTTGGTTGCGGCAGGACAGAATACGGCTGCCAATGCCTGAACCTAGATGCTATCCAAGGCGATGCTGTACTGTGCGTTATCGATGCTTGTGGTGGCTTCGACAATGCTATTCCCGTCGTGTACTCTGCCGTGGCCATGTGTCAGTGTGTAGCGAGAAACACGCCGCTGCCGACTGCTTGCCCGACGACGAGCACTGCGGGGACTACATCGACAGCTGAGACGTCGACTGAG GAGACCAGCGCCGTTGAGACCTCCAACATGGAGACCAGCACCGTTGAAACCTCCACCGTCGAGACCACCGCTGTAGAGACATCCACCGCCGAGACCTCGACGGTAGAAGCCTCGACGGTCGAGCCATCCTCCACACCGACATCTGACTGCTGCCCCGAAGAATCGACCACCTTGGACATCTCTACACCGCCTACgccctccatcaccacaccctctATCGTCACCACTACCACAGCAGTAAGCTGCCACATCCCCTGCGCTGGCCAAGCATCCGCCATTCCCGTCTGCGCAACGGCCTGCATCGAATCCGCCGGTGGTGCCGTCGGCTGCGAAAGGGGTGACCACAATTGCCAGTGCGCGTCGAGCAATGCCATTCAGGCGACTGCTGTCAACTGTGTGCTTGGGGCTTGTGGGGGTATTCCTGGAGCGGTGAAGGTTGTTGAGTCGGTTGCTGCTATGTGCGGGTGTGTCAGTGCTAGCCGGCTGAGTTCTTGTGAGACGACTACGAAGACGATTacggttggggatggtgatgatgatgggggctTTGTTACTACTACTCCTGGGGGGAGTCAGCCTGGGAGTGGGTTTGTGAGTGTTACTAAGactgggggtggtggtggagggccGGTTGAGACGTCTCAgcctggagatggtggtgatggagatggtggtgatggagatggggatggggacagtgatggaggtgatggcaatgatggtggtgacggtggtgatggaccCGGAGATGACGACGAGCCCCAAGGCCCtacaccaaccacctcacGCCCACCTGTCGTCACCGCAGGCGCCTCTTCTAATACTCTTTTTAGTGGCGCTTCAGGCTTCACTGGTCTCctgatgatgttggcagcTTTTGTGTAA
- a CDS encoding hypothetical protein (COG:A; EggNog:ENOG503NZGA) — MKSLDLVENLLKEHDVAFRRVDGSRSKNYRRASLHDFRTKDVPVLLMTFGTGSMGLNDLKVARRVHTLEPQWNPSVENQAIGRVSRLGQTREVTVIRYVMKKSIEEVSDFKPLFECTRDDADQPPTSRPSFLPTDFPGFSFSGAAARKRAAHDFRFPQTPSHIDPAAFAMHDKDQGRIAEALGRWEEEGV; from the exons ATGAAATCTCTTGACCTTGTCGAGAACCTCCTCAAGGAACACGATGTCGCCTTTCGACGCGTCGACGGCTCGAGATCAAAGAACTACAGGAGGGCTTCGCTGCACGACTTTCGAACGAAAGATGTGCCGGTGCTCTTGATGACATTCGGAACGGGATCGATGGG GCTCAACGACCTGAAAGTGGCGCGCCGCGTCCACACCCTCGAACCGCAATGGAACCCGTCTGTCGAGAACCAAGCCATCGGTCGCGTGTCGCGGCTCGGCCAGACGAGAGAGGTGACGGTGATTCGATatgtgatgaagaagagtaTCGAAGAGGTGAGTGATTTCAAGCCGTTGTTTGAGTGCACTCGGGATGATGCTG accaaccaccgaCCTCCCGACCGTCATTCCTCCCCACCGACTTCCCCGGATTTTCCTTCAGCGGAGCAGCAGCTAGAAAGCGGGCCGCGCACGATTTCCGATTTCCCCAGACGCCAAGTCACATCGACCCCGCAGCTTTCGCGATGCATGACAAGGATCAGGGGAGGATTGCCGAGGCTCTAGGACgttgggaggaagaaggggtttgA
- a CDS encoding hypothetical protein (EggNog:ENOG503P8IB; COG:S) gives MQLTKLTVTLVGLFTAAIQAAPTVPETGVAPPSADSGYTEVSDGVWYQNKTEFFKGDSFCNSDYEYWNKTSENSPLVLDCWHMYNNIKEPGNWVSAGGHKKLISKDSCAYTTWAEHNGLLYTLGNEDLRLTIKKAIQKFGTLFPGEKDYKVGAYGKLRCQALVINWEISQNS, from the exons atgcagctcaccaagctcaccgTCACCCTTGTTGGCCTCTTCACAGCCGCCATTCAGGCCGCCCCCACCGTCCCCGAGACTGGGGTTGCCCCTCCCTCTGCCGACTCCGGCTACACCGAAGTCAGCGACGGTGTCTGGTACCAAAACAAGACCGAATTCTTCAAGGGCGACAGCTTCTGCAACTCTGACTACGAATACTGGAACAAAACTTCGGAGAATTCCCCTTTAGTCCTTGACTGCTGGCACATGtacaacaacatcaaggaACCAGGCAATTG GGTCAGCGCCGGGGGCCACAAAAAGCTCATCAGCAAGGACTCGTGTGCGTATACGACGTGGGCCGAACACAACGGTCTATTATACACGCTCGGCAATGAGGACCTCCGCCTCACGATCAAGAAGGCGATCCAGAAGTTTGGCACTCTGTTCCCTGGCGAGAAGGACTACAAGGTCGGGGCTTATGGCAAGCTGCGTTGCCAGGCGCTTGTAATCAACTGGGAGATTTCTCAGAACTCGTGA
- a CDS encoding hypothetical protein (EggNog:ENOG503NWXD; COG:G) codes for MAVRLYPGGDVKANLTDSESLRTPSIVRGEAKSPSPPPPPHQQPPAPPTLGHAGFPEGGARAWLTVSGASACLFVSFGWVNCAGIFQSHYQANQLSNYTPSEISWISALQIFFMIFSGIWVGRIFDSHGPAALLLVGSFMHVFGMMMISLSTTYYQILLSQAICSAVGASMVFFPAFTCVSTWFLKKRGAAMGLVVCGSSIGGVIFPVMLINLIPKVGFPWAIRICAFLVLALLIWANFTVRTRIPPVKRPFDFKAFLAPLRELPFALLTAGIFFFYWGMFVPFTFIVVEALAGGMSENLANYLVPILNGASIIGRTIPNAVADKLGHFNVMISMAAFTSILILAVWLPSSGDAAIITFAVLFGIGSGAGIGLTPVLIASISPIQQIGARTGTAFSIASIAALTGSPIGGAILTSANGAFQSPKIFGGVACAVGTLLFIAARVALVGVKPKKF; via the exons ATGGCTGTCCGATTATATCCGGGGGGTGATGTGAAAGCCAACCTCACAGACAGTGAAAGCCTCAGAACCCCATCCATAGTTCGTGGCGAGGCCAagtcgccatcaccaccaccaccaccccaccaacaaccgcCTGCACCTCCAACACTGGGTCACGCTGGCTTCCCAGAAGGCGGCGCCCGCGCCTGGCTGACTGTCAGCGGTGCATCAGCCTGTCTGTTTGTCTCGTTTGGCTGGGTCAACTGCGCTGGTATTTTCCAGTCGCATTACCAGGCCAATCAGCTCAGCAACTACACACCATCGGAGATCTCATGGATTTCCGCCCTGCAGATTTTTTTCATGATATTTTCTGGAATCTGGGTGGGGAGAATCTTTGACAGCCATGGCCCAGCGGCTTTGCTTCTTGTGGGGAGTTTTATGCATGTgtttgggatgatgatgatcagtTTGTCGACGACGTATTATCAGATTCTTCTCAGTCAGGCAATATGCTCGGCGGTTGGGGCGTCGATGGTGTTTTTTCCCGCTTTTACTTGT GTCTCGACATGGTTTCTTAAGAAACGTGGTGCAGCAATGGGTCTTGTCGTCTGTGGCTCCTCCATCGGCGGTGTCATCTTCCCTGTTATGTtgatcaacctcatccccaaAGTCGGATTCCCCTGGGCAATTAGAATATGCGCCTTTCTCGTCCTAGCCCTCCTTATCTGGGCCAATTTCACAGTCCGTACGCGCATCCCACCGGTGAAGCGTCCCTTTGACTTCAAGGCCTTCCTCGCACCTTTGAGAGAGCTGCCATTTGCTTTATTGACTGCCGGAATTTTCTTCTTTTATTGGGGCATGTTTGTCCCGTTCACCTtcattgttgttgaagctctTGCGGGTGGCATGTCAGAGAATCTCGCCAACTATCTTGTGCCCATTTTGAATGGTGCTAG CATCATCGGCCGAACAATACCCAACGCCGTGGCGGACAAGCTTGGCCATTTCAACGTCATGATTTCCATGGCGGCCTTCAccagcatcctcatcctcgctgtaTGGTTACCCTCCTCAGGCGACGCGGCCATCATCACGTTTGCCGTGCTGTTTGGCATCGGCTCAGGTGCTGGCATTGGTCTTACTCCCGTGTTGATTGCTTCCATATCCCCCATCCAACAGATCGGTGCCCGCACCGGCACAGCTTTCAGCATTGCTTCGATTGCGGCGTTGACTGGGTCGCCAATCGGTGGTGCTATCCTGACATCTGCAAACGGCGCGTTTCAAAGCCCAAAGATTTTCGGTGGTGTTGCCTGTGCCGTGGGTACTTTGCTGTTTATTGCTGCACGGGTTGCTTTGGTGGGCGTGAAGCCCAAGAAGTTCTGA